GCCCCAACGACCACACCAACAAACAAATTTAAAACAGTAAAAACCATGACCACATAGTAAATGTAAAAATAAATCCATGCGTGAGGATAAACAGGAAGGACGGTCCTTAAAACATTGTACCAATCGTCGCCCGATAGCACCTGGAACATTGAATGCATAGCAGCTGTCAGCGATCGAAAGGCTGGCACGCTTTCATGCTGAAATAAATAAACCCCAAGAACGCTAAAAACAAAAAACAGAAAGC
The Alphaproteobacteria bacterium DNA segment above includes these coding regions:
- a CDS encoding ion transporter gives rise to the protein MFSVVEDMPKTRHIIYGLHKAMHGIINIIVIMGFLFFVFSVLGVYLFQHESVPAFRSLTAAMHSMFQVLSGDDWYNVLRTVLPVYPHAWIYFYIYYVVMVFTVLNLFVGVVVGALQEAESEVYKDDDAADQKINEIYEMVKKLEAKIEVNSIKTS